One window from the genome of Eucalyptus grandis isolate ANBG69807.140 chromosome 7, ASM1654582v1, whole genome shotgun sequence encodes:
- the LOC104424032 gene encoding phenylcoumaran benzylic ether reductase POP1-like: MCLTAPSRDKVVILGDGNAKVVFNREDDISIYTMKAMNDPRTLNKILYIRPPANTYSMNDLVYLWERKISKTLERVYIPEEQVLKKIRDARSPDDLMWAIYHSIFVKGDQTNFEIEPSFGVEASELYPNVKYSTMDEYLDQFV; encoded by the exons ATGTGTCTTACAGCTCCCTCTAGAGATAAAGTTGTCATCTTAGGGGATGGTAATGCAAAAG TGGTGTTTAACAGGGAGGATGACATCAGCATCTATACCATGAAAGCCATGAATGATCCAAGGACCTTGAACAAAATTCTCTACATTAGACCTCCTGCCAACACCTACTCGATGAATGATCTCGTGTATTTGTGGGAGAGAAAGATCAGCAAGACCCTGGAGAGGGTTTATATTCCAGAGGAGCAAGTTCTGAAGAAAATTCGTG ATGCGAGATCTCCAGATGATCTGATGTGGGCCATATACCATTCTATTTTTGTGAAAGGAGACCAAACTAACTTCGAGATTGAGCCGTCATTTGGAGTGGAAGCTTCGGAGCTCTACCCCAATGTCAAATACAGCACCATGGATGAGTACCTTGATCAGTTTGTCTGA
- the LOC104438218 gene encoding cytochrome B5-like protein, with amino-acid sequence MVIIAVAVLLGILGALLLLLPRNRKSGHLEKVQSNSSAQGCKSYTKVDVALHNKRTDCWIIIKDKVYDVTSYVEEHPGGDAILTHAGDDSTEGFLGHSMRPEFLT; translated from the exons ATGGTGATTATCGCGGTGGCGGTGCTGCTGGGGATTTTAGGCGCTCTTCTGCTGCTTCTTCCTCGGAACCGCAAGTCCG GCCATTTGGAAAAGGTTCAGTCCAATTCCAGCGCTCAG GGATGCAAATCTTACACCAAAGTGGATGTTGCTCTGCACAACAAACGAACTGATTGTTGGATAATCATTAAAGACAAG GTGTATGATGTTACCTCTTATGTGGAGGAACACCCAGGTGGTGATGCCATTTTGACTCATGCAGGGGATGATTCTACAGAAGGATTTTTGG GCCACAGCATGCGACCCGAGTTTTTGACATGA